A region from the Sphingomonas brevis genome encodes:
- a CDS encoding F0F1 ATP synthase subunit delta, producing the protein MENSGGIQASLAGRYATALFGLARDEQQIDAVSRSLDAIEAATTESADFRALVSSPLINRSEAGRAIGALTPALGVDPITARFLGVLADNGRLSELKAIIKAVRKLAADNRGETTAEVTSARPLSDDQVARIKSNLKARLGRDVTIDAKVDPSLLGGLVVRLGSQMIDASIRTKLNTLALAMKG; encoded by the coding sequence GTGGAGAATTCCGGCGGCATTCAGGCCAGCTTAGCGGGGCGCTACGCCACCGCCCTGTTCGGCCTTGCCCGTGATGAGCAGCAGATCGATGCCGTGAGCCGCAGCCTCGATGCGATCGAGGCCGCGACCACCGAGTCGGCCGATTTCAGGGCGCTGGTGTCCAGCCCGCTGATCAATCGTTCCGAGGCCGGCAGGGCGATCGGTGCCCTGACACCTGCCTTGGGTGTCGACCCGATCACCGCAAGGTTCCTGGGCGTGCTCGCCGACAACGGCCGACTTTCGGAACTTAAGGCAATCATCAAGGCTGTGCGAAAGCTTGCCGCCGACAACCGCGGGGAGACCACCGCGGAAGTTACATCCGCCCGTCCGCTGAGCGACGACCAGGTCGCCCGGATCAAGTCCAATCTCAAGGCCCGCCTCGGCCGTGATGTCACGATCGATGCCAAGGTCGATCCCTCACTCCTCGGAGGCCTCGTCGTCCGGCTGGGAAGCCAGATGATCGACGCTTCAATCCGTACCAAACTCAATACGCTCGCATTGGCGATGAAAGGCTGA
- a CDS encoding DUF1203 domain-containing protein, with amino-acid sequence MTLLYAGCMTYQISGLNPAPFRHLIGLSDEELALHGAIRMIADKQPGFPCRVTLDDAAVGETLLLVNHLSHEADNPYRASHAIFVGEGAGEAARYKDEVPPALDRRILSLRAFDAEGMMIDAALAQPGEADAVIRRLLGDPAVDHIDAHNAIRGCFAARVGRA; translated from the coding sequence ATGACGCTCCTTTATGCGGGTTGCATGACCTACCAAATCTCAGGCCTGAACCCGGCCCCATTTCGCCATCTCATTGGCCTCAGTGATGAGGAACTCGCGCTTCATGGCGCTATCCGGATGATCGCTGACAAGCAGCCCGGATTTCCCTGCCGCGTCACCCTCGACGATGCCGCGGTCGGTGAGACGTTGTTGTTGGTGAATCACCTCTCTCACGAAGCTGATAATCCTTATCGCGCAAGCCACGCGATCTTCGTCGGCGAAGGTGCGGGTGAGGCCGCGCGATACAAGGATGAAGTCCCGCCGGCGCTTGACCGGCGCATTCTGTCGTTGAGGGCATTCGATGCAGAGGGAATGATGATCGACGCGGCTCTGGCCCAGCCGGGCGAAGCGGATGCGGTAATCCGCCGCCTGCTGGGCGATCCGGCCGTCGACCATATCGATGCGCACAACGCCATTCGGGGCTGCTTCGCCGCCCGGGTAGGCCGCGCATGA
- the atpA gene encoding F0F1 ATP synthase subunit alpha, which translates to MDIRAAEISRVIRDQIANFDADAQVSEVGSVLSVGDGIARIHGLDNVQAGEMVEFDDGTKGMALNLEADNVGVVIFGSDAAIKEGSTARRTGTIVDVPVGKGLLGRVVDALGNPIDGKGPIKADHRSRVEVKAPGIIPRRSVHEPVQTGLKALDALVPVGRGQRELIIGDRQTGKTAVALDTFINQKQVNSGKDESQKLYCIYVAIGQKRSTVAQIVRALEENGAMEYSIVVAATASEPAPLQFLAPYTGCAMGEYFRDNGMHAVIVYDDLSKQAVAYRQMSLLLRRPPGREAYPGDVFYLHSRLLERAAKMNEANGAGSLTALPIIETQAGDVSAYIPTNVISITDGQIFLETDLFYQGIRPAINVGLSVSRVGSSAQTKAMKKVAGSIKLELAQYREMAAFAQFGSDLDASTQKLLARGARLTELLKQPQYQPMPVEEQVASIYAGTQGFVDAVDVKDVTRYEAALLGYLRSEHAGVLKSIRDSKQLDDDTAAKLKDALTAFGKQFA; encoded by the coding sequence ATGGATATCCGCGCCGCTGAAATTTCCCGCGTCATTCGCGACCAGATCGCGAACTTCGACGCCGATGCGCAGGTCTCCGAAGTCGGCAGCGTCCTGTCTGTCGGTGACGGCATCGCCCGCATCCACGGGCTCGACAATGTCCAGGCGGGCGAAATGGTCGAGTTCGACGACGGCACAAAGGGCATGGCCCTCAACCTCGAAGCCGACAATGTCGGCGTCGTGATCTTTGGCTCGGACGCCGCGATCAAGGAAGGCTCGACCGCCAGGCGCACCGGCACAATCGTTGACGTTCCTGTCGGCAAGGGCCTGCTTGGCCGCGTCGTCGACGCGCTCGGCAATCCGATTGACGGCAAGGGCCCGATCAAGGCCGACCACCGCAGCCGTGTCGAGGTCAAGGCGCCTGGCATCATCCCGAGGCGGTCGGTGCACGAGCCGGTGCAGACGGGTTTGAAGGCGCTCGACGCGCTGGTTCCGGTGGGCCGCGGCCAGCGCGAGCTGATCATCGGCGACCGCCAGACCGGCAAGACCGCCGTCGCGCTCGATACCTTCATCAACCAGAAGCAGGTCAATTCGGGCAAGGACGAGAGCCAGAAGCTCTATTGCATCTACGTCGCCATCGGTCAGAAGCGCTCGACGGTCGCCCAGATCGTCCGCGCGCTCGAAGAGAATGGCGCGATGGAATATTCGATCGTCGTCGCTGCAACTGCCTCGGAGCCGGCTCCGCTCCAGTTCCTCGCGCCCTACACCGGCTGTGCGATGGGCGAATATTTCCGCGACAACGGCATGCATGCGGTGATCGTCTATGACGACCTTTCCAAGCAGGCTGTCGCCTACCGCCAGATGTCGCTCCTGCTGCGCCGCCCGCCGGGCCGCGAAGCCTATCCGGGCGACGTTTTCTATCTCCACTCTCGCCTGCTCGAGCGCGCGGCGAAGATGAACGAGGCAAATGGCGCTGGTTCGCTTACCGCCCTGCCGATTATCGAGACTCAGGCGGGCGACGTGTCGGCCTATATCCCGACCAACGTCATCTCGATCACCGACGGCCAGATCTTCCTTGAAACCGACCTGTTCTACCAGGGCATCCGCCCTGCGATTAACGTCGGCCTCTCGGTTAGCCGCGTCGGTTCCTCGGCGCAGACCAAGGCGATGAAGAAGGTTGCCGGCTCGATCAAGCTGGAGCTGGCCCAGTATCGCGAGATGGCCGCCTTCGCCCAGTTCGGCTCGGACCTCGATGCCTCTACCCAGAAGCTGCTGGCGCGCGGCGCGCGCCTGACCGAACTGCTGAAGCAGCCGCAATATCAGCCGATGCCGGTCGAAGAGCAGGTGGCCTCGATTTACGCGGGCACGCAGGGCTTCGTCGATGCGGTCGATGTCAAGGACGTGACCCGCTATGAAGCGGCACTGCTTGGCTATCTCCGCTCGGAACATGCCGGCGTGCTGAAGTCGATTCGCGACAGCAAGCAGCTCGACGACGACACCGCCGCCAAGCTTAAGGACGCACTGACCGCGTTCGGCAAGCAGTTCGCGTAA
- a CDS encoding LysR substrate-binding domain-containing protein produces MRRLPPLAAVRVFEAAARLENFTAAANELGMTQAAVSYQVKLLEERLGAALFVREKGRARLTGLGLRLLPQLTKAFDTIEGAFAELREEDEGLLTVATTFTFANTWLAWRLGAFQVEHPDLAVRLATSNKLVDLKAGEADVAIRAGAQPWEGLVAIELMKVDFSPMCAPSFWQRMTEQLGRAPTPADLPNLPLISPEDYWWDKWFEAAGVESADRPKKPGLRLDSQADEGHAAMGGQGFVLLTPAFWKNDVRDGRLCQPFDLTATAGFRYWLCIAPERRNVPKIKRFREWLLRQVEASKAAPLEAVA; encoded by the coding sequence ATGCGACGACTTCCTCCCCTGGCCGCGGTCCGAGTGTTCGAGGCGGCGGCGCGCCTAGAAAATTTCACTGCCGCAGCGAATGAGCTCGGCATGACCCAGGCCGCAGTTTCCTATCAGGTCAAATTATTGGAAGAGCGGCTCGGCGCTGCCTTGTTCGTGCGCGAGAAGGGGCGGGCGCGGCTGACCGGCCTCGGCCTCCGGCTGCTGCCCCAGCTGACCAAGGCGTTCGATACGATCGAAGGCGCGTTTGCCGAACTGCGCGAGGAGGATGAGGGGCTGCTGACGGTCGCCACTACCTTCACCTTCGCCAATACCTGGCTGGCATGGCGGCTGGGCGCGTTCCAGGTCGAGCACCCTGACCTCGCGGTCCGGCTGGCGACATCCAATAAGCTGGTCGACCTCAAGGCCGGCGAGGCGGATGTTGCGATCCGCGCCGGAGCCCAGCCGTGGGAAGGGCTGGTGGCGATCGAGCTGATGAAGGTCGATTTCTCGCCGATGTGTGCACCGAGTTTCTGGCAGCGGATGACCGAACAGTTGGGCCGCGCACCGACGCCCGCTGATCTGCCCAACCTGCCGCTAATCAGTCCCGAGGATTATTGGTGGGATAAATGGTTTGAGGCGGCGGGTGTCGAGAGCGCCGACCGGCCGAAGAAGCCGGGCCTTCGCCTCGACAGCCAGGCCGACGAGGGCCATGCCGCGATGGGCGGGCAGGGCTTCGTGCTGCTGACCCCTGCCTTCTGGAAGAACGATGTCAGGGACGGGCGGCTGTGCCAGCCGTTCGACCTGACCGCCACGGCCGGCTTCCGCTACTGGCTGTGCATCGCCCCGGAGCGGCGCAATGTGCCCAAGATCAAGCGCTTCCGCGAATGGCTGCTGCGCCAGGTCGAGGCGAGCAAGGCGGCGCCCTTAGAAGCCGTCGCCTGA
- a CDS encoding bifunctional transcriptional activator/DNA repair enzyme AdaA translates to MLMRTIETEAAWAAFERRDRTWDGRVIGAVKTTGIYCKPSCPARRPKQENVEFFLDGESARSAGYRPCLRCKPDEVGRDREAVARAVQIIEAAEEPPLLADLAAAVGYAEHHFQRIFTRDMGVSPAAYARAIRARRAMHHLQEDKSVTEAIYDAGYQAPSRFYADAKERLGMTPSAWRDGGRGVTIRYVTANSPLGPMLIAATDKGICRMTFKEDERALRNRFPNADIRPDDGTISPWVEQALAQIDHPSAHDLPIDVRGTAFQEKVWQELRKIPLGETRSYADVARAIGEPDAMRAVGTANGSNPVAVLVPCHRVIRSDGTLGGYGGGLPNKRKLLEAEGASWKEQGQLL, encoded by the coding sequence ATGCTGATGCGAACCATCGAGACGGAAGCCGCCTGGGCAGCCTTTGAGCGCCGCGATCGGACTTGGGATGGCCGAGTGATCGGCGCGGTCAAGACGACAGGCATTTATTGCAAGCCAAGCTGCCCCGCCCGGCGGCCGAAACAGGAAAATGTCGAGTTTTTCCTGGACGGCGAATCCGCCCGTTCGGCTGGCTATCGGCCGTGCCTGAGGTGCAAGCCGGACGAGGTTGGCCGCGACCGTGAAGCGGTGGCTAGGGCCGTGCAGATTATCGAAGCGGCCGAAGAGCCGCCGCTTCTGGCCGACCTGGCCGCTGCGGTCGGCTATGCCGAACATCATTTCCAGCGAATCTTCACCCGTGACATGGGCGTATCACCGGCAGCCTATGCCCGCGCCATCCGCGCCCGCCGGGCGATGCACCATCTCCAGGAGGACAAGAGCGTGACCGAAGCCATTTACGACGCCGGATATCAGGCCCCGAGCCGCTTCTATGCTGACGCCAAGGAACGGCTAGGCATGACTCCGTCGGCCTGGCGCGATGGCGGCCGCGGAGTGACGATCCGTTACGTCACCGCCAACAGCCCGCTCGGGCCCATGCTGATTGCGGCCACGGACAAGGGCATCTGCCGGATGACGTTCAAGGAGGATGAACGCGCCCTACGCAACCGTTTCCCTAATGCCGACATCCGTCCTGACGATGGCACGATTTCCCCTTGGGTCGAGCAAGCGCTGGCCCAGATCGACCATCCGTCGGCGCATGACCTTCCGATCGATGTTCGCGGGACCGCCTTCCAGGAGAAAGTGTGGCAGGAGCTGCGCAAGATCCCGCTGGGCGAAACGCGCAGCTATGCCGACGTTGCCCGAGCCATTGGCGAGCCGGATGCCATGCGCGCGGTCGGAACCGCCAACGGTTCCAACCCGGTCGCGGTTCTGGTGCCATGCCACCGGGTCATCCGTTCCGACGGGACGCTCGGCGGCTATGGCGGCGGACTACCCAACAAGCGCAAGCTGCTTGAAGCGGAAGGTGCCAGTTGGAAGGAGCAGGGCCAACTTCTCTAA
- the purC gene encoding phosphoribosylaminoimidazolesuccinocarboxamide synthase: MVRRRQIYEGKAKILYEGPEPGTLIQYFKDDATAFNAQKRGTISGKGVINNRISEHIFTALQTIGVPTHFIRRLNMREQLIRQVEIIPIEVVVRNVAAGSISKRLGIEEGTQLPRTIIEYYYKDDALGDPMIADEHIACFGWASQDEMNDIADMAIRVNDFMCGMFAGIGIRLIDFKLEFGRVWDGDYARVILADEISPDGCRLWDMKSNEKLDKDRFRQSLGGEAEAYQEVARRLGLLPEGEEATAVLDLDEHRKKRGR; this comes from the coding sequence ATGGTTCGTCGCCGCCAGATCTACGAAGGCAAGGCCAAGATCCTTTACGAAGGCCCGGAGCCCGGCACGCTGATCCAATATTTCAAGGACGATGCGACCGCCTTCAACGCCCAGAAGCGCGGCACGATCAGCGGCAAGGGCGTGATCAACAACCGCATTTCCGAACATATTTTCACCGCGCTGCAGACGATCGGCGTCCCGACCCATTTCATCCGCCGCCTCAACATGCGCGAGCAGCTGATCCGCCAGGTCGAGATCATCCCGATCGAGGTTGTGGTGCGCAACGTCGCCGCCGGTTCGATCAGCAAGCGGCTGGGGATCGAGGAAGGGACCCAGCTCCCCCGAACGATCATCGAATATTATTACAAGGACGATGCACTCGGCGACCCGATGATCGCGGACGAGCATATCGCCTGCTTCGGCTGGGCCAGCCAAGACGAGATGAACGACATCGCCGACATGGCGATCCGCGTGAACGACTTCATGTGCGGCATGTTTGCCGGGATCGGCATCCGGCTGATCGACTTCAAGCTGGAGTTCGGCCGGGTATGGGACGGCGATTATGCCCGCGTCATCCTGGCCGACGAAATCTCGCCTGACGGCTGCCGGCTGTGGGACATGAAGTCCAACGAGAAGCTCGACAAGGACCGTTTCCGCCAGAGCCTTGGTGGCGAAGCCGAGGCCTACCAGGAGGTTGCCCGGCGGCTCGGCCTGTTACCTGAGGGCGAAGAGGCCACTGCTGTCCTCGACCTCGACGAGCACCGCAAAAAGCGGGGGCGCTAA
- a CDS encoding F0F1 ATP synthase subunit gamma codes for MASLKALKLRIGSVKSTQKITKAMKMVAAAKLRRAQQNAEAGRPYSDRMEEMVASLTSRVTVGPQSHKLIAGTGKDDTHLIVLATGDRGLAGAFNTNIVRAARRKAEELEKSGKKVLFYIVGRKGRPVIQRIYPKGIIAQHDTSAMKSPAYADAQAIADDLIDRFESGQFDVAHLAYSEFKSVLAQEPQVDQIIPVAPAKAETGGAATAAVEYEPDEEEILAALLPKNVTVQVYRALLENMAGFYGSQMTAMDNATRNAGDMINKLSIQYNRQRQAAITTELVEIISGAEAL; via the coding sequence ATGGCCAGCCTCAAGGCATTGAAGCTTCGTATCGGCTCGGTGAAGTCGACGCAGAAGATCACCAAGGCGATGAAGATGGTCGCTGCGGCCAAGCTGCGCCGCGCCCAGCAGAACGCCGAGGCAGGGCGGCCCTATTCGGACCGCATGGAGGAAATGGTCGCGTCGCTGACCAGCCGGGTTACCGTCGGGCCGCAATCGCACAAGCTGATCGCCGGCACCGGCAAGGACGACACCCATCTGATCGTGCTCGCTACCGGCGACCGCGGGCTCGCTGGCGCATTCAACACCAACATTGTCCGAGCCGCACGCCGCAAGGCCGAGGAACTGGAAAAGTCGGGCAAGAAGGTGCTGTTCTACATCGTCGGCCGTAAGGGCCGGCCGGTGATCCAGCGCATCTATCCGAAGGGCATTATCGCCCAGCACGACACCAGCGCGATGAAGTCGCCCGCTTATGCCGATGCACAGGCAATCGCCGACGACCTGATCGATCGGTTCGAAAGCGGCCAGTTCGACGTCGCGCATCTCGCCTACAGCGAATTCAAGTCGGTGCTGGCGCAGGAACCGCAGGTCGACCAGATCATCCCGGTCGCCCCGGCCAAGGCCGAAACGGGCGGAGCAGCAACTGCGGCGGTCGAATATGAACCCGACGAGGAAGAAATCCTCGCCGCGCTGCTTCCCAAGAACGTCACCGTGCAAGTCTATCGCGCGCTGCTCGAGAATATGGCCGGCTTCTACGGCTCGCAGATGACCGCGATGGACAATGCGACGCGCAACGCTGGCGACATGATCAACAAGCTGTCGATCCAGTATAACCGCCAGCGCCAGGCTGCGATCACGACGGAATTGGTTGAGATTATTTCGGGGGCCGAGGCCCTGTAG
- a CDS encoding primosomal protein N' gives MALPRVRVVTLNAALGPLDYRVPDGMTVEPGSVVVAPLGPRQLIGVVWEADRLKTEEVGDNRLRPLAGLVDVPPIPAPLRRLCEWTADYYLSPLAAVLRMVMPSSAALDGPRTMVEYRATGDAPARLTPQREQALSRIEWRQGTVRELAAHAEVSEAVMRGLVHAGALERVEVDGDQPFPVPDPDFAPPNLNAEQQVAAGSLCAAVGNGFDPVLLDGVTGSGKTEVYFEAIAEAVRQGRQVLVLLPEIALTEPFLTRFTARFGCEPVAWHSDLRSSQRRRAWRSISKGEAQVVVGARSSLFLPYADLGVIVVDEAHEPSFKQEEGVQYHARDVAVMRGHFEQIPVILASATPAIETRHMVEIGRYRELKLTERHGLAQMPSIAAIDLTQDPPLRGRWLAPSLVADLQKNLDAGEQSLLFLNRRGFAPLTLCRHCGHRFQCPNCTAWMVEHRLMHRLACHHCGHVMPPPKACPECGEEDSLVACGPGVERIADEVAELFPAARTAVVTSDTIWSPARAAEFVRAMEAGEIDIVIGTQLVTKGYHFPNLTLVGVVDADLGLQGGDLRAAERSFQQIQQVAGRAGRGDKPGRVLVQTHDPDAPVIAALVSGDAPGFYAAETEARRDAAMPPFGRLAAIIISAEDKNEAEAVARRISNAAPKVDDMAVFGPAPAPLAMLRGRHRQRLLVHAARKLDVQDVIRDWLGELEWSNKVRVAVDVDPYSFL, from the coding sequence GTGGCCCTTCCGCGCGTTCGCGTCGTCACCCTGAACGCGGCGCTCGGTCCTCTCGACTACCGCGTTCCCGACGGCATGACCGTCGAACCGGGCTCGGTGGTCGTCGCTCCGCTAGGGCCGCGCCAGCTGATCGGCGTCGTTTGGGAGGCAGACCGGCTCAAGACCGAGGAAGTCGGCGACAATCGTCTTCGTCCGCTCGCCGGGCTGGTCGACGTCCCGCCGATTCCCGCGCCACTTCGCCGCCTCTGTGAATGGACCGCCGATTACTACCTCTCGCCGCTGGCCGCGGTGCTGAGGATGGTGATGCCTTCCTCTGCCGCCCTCGATGGGCCGCGAACGATGGTCGAGTATCGCGCGACCGGCGACGCCCCTGCCCGCCTGACACCGCAGCGCGAGCAGGCCCTGTCACGCATCGAGTGGCGCCAGGGCACAGTCCGCGAGCTGGCCGCCCATGCCGAGGTCAGCGAAGCGGTGATGCGGGGCCTGGTTCATGCCGGCGCACTGGAGCGAGTGGAGGTCGACGGCGACCAGCCTTTTCCTGTCCCCGATCCCGATTTTGCGCCGCCAAACCTCAATGCGGAACAACAGGTCGCGGCCGGCAGCTTGTGCGCGGCTGTCGGAAACGGCTTCGACCCTGTCCTGCTGGACGGAGTCACCGGATCGGGCAAGACTGAGGTCTATTTCGAAGCAATTGCCGAGGCAGTCAGGCAGGGCCGGCAAGTCCTTGTCCTGTTGCCCGAGATCGCGCTGACCGAACCGTTCCTGACCCGCTTCACCGCCCGTTTCGGATGCGAGCCGGTGGCCTGGCACAGCGACCTCCGCTCCTCCCAGCGCCGCCGTGCCTGGCGGTCGATTTCGAAGGGCGAGGCGCAGGTCGTGGTCGGCGCCCGTTCGTCACTGTTCCTGCCCTATGCCGACCTTGGCGTGATCGTTGTCGACGAAGCGCACGAGCCGAGCTTCAAGCAGGAAGAAGGGGTTCAATATCATGCGCGCGATGTGGCCGTGATGCGCGGCCATTTCGAGCAGATCCCGGTGATCCTCGCCTCGGCCACTCCGGCGATCGAAACGCGCCACATGGTCGAGATTGGCCGCTACCGCGAGTTGAAACTGACCGAGCGCCACGGCCTTGCGCAAATGCCATCCATCGCCGCGATCGACCTGACCCAGGACCCGCCGCTGCGTGGCCGCTGGCTGGCTCCAAGCCTGGTTGCCGACCTGCAGAAGAACCTCGATGCCGGCGAGCAGTCGTTGCTGTTCTTGAACCGCCGCGGCTTCGCACCGCTCACCCTTTGCCGCCACTGCGGCCACCGCTTCCAATGCCCTAACTGCACCGCGTGGATGGTCGAGCACCGGCTGATGCACCGGCTCGCCTGCCATCATTGCGGCCACGTCATGCCGCCGCCCAAGGCCTGCCCCGAGTGCGGCGAGGAAGACAGCCTTGTCGCCTGCGGCCCTGGGGTCGAGCGCATTGCCGACGAGGTCGCCGAACTATTTCCCGCTGCACGCACCGCCGTCGTCACCTCCGACACCATCTGGTCGCCGGCCCGCGCCGCCGAATTCGTCCGGGCGATGGAGGCGGGTGAAATCGACATCGTCATCGGGACGCAGCTGGTGACCAAGGGCTATCATTTCCCCAACCTCACGTTGGTCGGGGTGGTCGACGCCGACCTGGGCCTGCAGGGTGGCGATCTCCGCGCCGCCGAACGCAGCTTCCAACAGATCCAGCAGGTGGCGGGCCGCGCCGGTCGGGGAGACAAGCCTGGCCGGGTGCTGGTCCAGACCCATGATCCGGACGCGCCGGTCATTGCCGCCTTGGTCAGCGGCGACGCGCCGGGCTTCTATGCCGCCGAAACGGAGGCGCGCCGCGATGCTGCAATGCCGCCGTTCGGCCGGTTGGCGGCGATAATCATCTCCGCCGAGGACAAGAATGAAGCTGAGGCAGTCGCCCGCCGCATCAGCAATGCCGCCCCCAAGGTCGACGACATGGCGGTGTTCGGCCCTGCTCCGGCCCCGCTCGCAATGTTGCGCGGCCGCCACCGCCAGCGTCTGCTCGTCCATGCGGCGCGCAAGCTCGATGTCCAGGACGTAATCCGCGACTGGCTTGGCGAATTGGAATGGTCGAACAAGGTCCGCGTCGCGGTCGACGTCGATCCTTATAGCTTTTTGTAA